One segment of Leptodactylus fuscus isolate aLepFus1 chromosome 7, aLepFus1.hap2, whole genome shotgun sequence DNA contains the following:
- the ANO5 gene encoding anoctamin-5 isoform X2: MNRNGRKEEETLIEMSETGDDDISVLTDIKTPDSPGEDLNGPLYEINSNAGSEIPSHSESQGLSSTESTFLITNHQWAAPQKWYKLNRFLNSRLRIDKQPQSKDSVFFRDGVRRIDFVLSYVDDPNKEVDRKKSERRREFEMNLQKSGLELEVEDKKDSESGKIYFVKIHATWEVLSTYAEVLNIKMPIKENDLDQNKENPLNWFLRIFKLPYEVMNPEADYFTAPFSKQRQELFIIKDQNKFFSPAIRNRIVYYILSRCPYGIGEEKRKFGIKRLISNGTYTSAFPLHDCQYWKKSQDEKCDNERYTLYKQWAKFGKFYKEQPLDLIRKYYGEKIGIYFAWLGFYTEMLFYAAVVGFFCFLYGWITMDENISSKEICDKDIGGQIIMCPLCDQRCEFWRLNITCQPSQYSHLFDNVATLFFAIFMGIWVTLFLEFWKRRQARLEYEWDLVDFEEEQQQLQLRPEYEAKCTHKKKNPVTQEMEPFLPLTSKAARFCFSGTTVLFWIFLIIASMIAIIVYRLAVYASFASVMENNHTLEPISGLLTPQLATSVTASCLNFIMIMILNLLYERVAIWITDMEVPRTHLEYENRLTMKMFLFQFVNYYSSCFYVAFFKGKFAGFPADYTYMFGRWRNEECDPAGCLIELTTQLTIVMAGKQIWGNIQEALVPYVKNWWRSRRARNSPESLYSRWEQDYDLQVFGQLGLFYEYLEMVVQFGFITLFVASFPLAPLLALLNNILEIRVDSWKLTTQFRRAFAAKAHSIGVWQEILNGMAVLSVVTNAFIVAFTSDMIPRLVYYYAYSNNEASPMSGYINSSLSVFAVSDFKSISMPLENEMNVTLCRYRDYRYPPDHEKNYLHTMQFWHILAAKMAFIIIMEHVVFVVKFFVAWLIPDIPSDVKARIKREKYLTQKILHEYELCRLREKLSEKGHCSEVAKQVQATEGKVQLSCLM; the protein is encoded by the exons TCTCAGGGCCTCAGCAGTACAGAGAGTACCTTCCTCATCACCAATCATCAGTGG GCTGCTCCCCAGAAATGGTACAAGCTAAACCGATTCCTCAACAGTCGACTACGG ATAGATAAGCAGCCCCAGAGTAAAGATTCTGTCTTCTTCCGTGACGGCGTTCGGAGAATCGACTTCGTTCTTTCTTATGTTGACGACCCAAACAAAGAAGTGGACCGCAAGAAATCT GAGAGAAGACGAGAATTTGAGATGAACTTGCAGAAATCCGGCCTGGAGCTAGAAGTTGAGGATAAGAAG GATTCTGAAAGTGGGAAAATTTACTTTGTGAAGATCCACGCGACCTGGGAGGTCCTCTCCACCTATGCAGAGGTGCTGAATATCAAGATGCCCATAAAGGAGAATGATCTGGATCAGAACAAGGAAAATCCTCTCAACTGGTTTCTCCGAATCTTCAAACTTCCATATGAAGTCATGAACCCAGAAGCCGATTACTTCACCGCCCCATTCAGCAAGCAGCGGCAGGAACTGTTCATCATCAAAGACCAGAACAAGTTCTTCTCGCCGGCCATCAGGAACAGGATA gTTTATTACATCCTCTCTCGCTGCCCCTACGGAATAGGAGAGGAGAAAAGAAAATTTGGCATTAAGAGGCTGATCAGCAATGGGACGTACACATCCGCCTTCCCTCTCCATGAT TGTCAGTATTGGAAGAAGTCCCAGGACGAGAAGTGCGACAACGAAAGATACACATTGTATAAGCAGTGGGCCAAGTTTGGAAAGTTTTACAAGGAACAGCCGCTGGATCTGATCAG GAAATACTACGGGGAGAAGATCGGAATCTACTTTGCTTGGCTTGGCTTCTATACGGAAATGTTATTTTACGCTGCTGTTGTTGGGTTTTTCTGCTTCCTGTATGGATGGATAACAATGGATGAAAACATCAGTAG taaagagatCTGTGATAAGGACATTGGCGGGCAGATCATCATGTGCCCCCTGTGTGACCAAAGGTGCGAATTCTGGCGATTAAACATCACGTGTCAGCCTTCTCAG taCTCGCACTTGTTTGATAACGTTGCGACCCTCTTCTTTGCCATCTTCATGGGAATATGGG TGACGTTGTTCCTGGAGTTCTGGAAACGGCGGCAGGCGCGGCTGGAGTACGAGTGGGACTTGGTTGACTTTGAAGAAGAGCAACAACAACTTCAACTGAGACCAGAGTATGAGGCCAAGTGTACACATAAGAAGAAAAATCCAGTGACGCAG GAGATGGAGCCTTTCTTGCCCCTAACTAGCAAGGCGGCGCGGTTCTGCTTCTCTGGAACCACAGTGCTATTCTGG ATCTTCTTGATCATAGCCAGCATGatcgccattatagtctatcgctTGGCGGTCTACGCCTCATTCGCCAGCGTCATGGAGAACAACCATACGTTGGAACCTATTAGCGGCTTGCTGACCCCACAGCTGGCCACCTCGGTGACTGCGTCCTGCCTGAACTTCATCATGATCATGATCCTGAACCTCTTGTATGAACGTGTGGCCATCTGGATCACCGACATGG AGGTCCCCAGAACTCACCTAGAGTACGAGAACCGGCTGACAATGAAGATGTTCCTCTTCCAGTTCGTcaactactactcctcctgtttCTATGTGGCTTTCTTCAAGGGGAAGTTTGCCGGCTTTCCTGCAGATTACACGTATATGTTCGGTCGCTGGCGTAACGAGGAG TGTGACCCGGCCGGTTGTCTGATAGAGCTCACAACGCAGCTCACTATTGTTATGGCAGGAAAACAAATCTGGGGAAATATACAGGAGGCCTTGGTCCC ATATGTCAAGAACTGGTGGAGAAGTAGAAGAGCCAGAAACAGCCCGGAGAGCTTGTACAGCAGATGGGAGCAGGACTACGACCTGCAGGTGTTTGGACAACTGGGACTCTTCTACGAATATCTGGAAATGG TTGTGCAGTTTGGGTTCATCACCTTATTTGTGGCCTCCTTTCCTCTggctccgctcctcgctctcctGAACAACATCCTGGAGATTCGTGTCGATTCTTGGAAGTTAACGACGCAGTTTAGACGGGCATTTGCAGCGAAGGCGCACAGCATCGGGGTCTGGCAGGAAATCCTAAATGGCATGGCGGTGTTATCGGTGGTAACTAAT GCTTTTATCGTCGCGTTCACCTCTGACATGATCCCGCGCTTGGTCTACTACTATGCCTACTCTAACAACGAGGCGTCTCCCATGTCGGGGTATATCAACAGCAGTCTCTCTGTCTTTGCGGTTTCCGATTTCAAAAGCATCAGCATGCCGCTGGAAAACGAAATGAACGTCACCCTGTGCAG GTACAGAGATTATCGCTACCCTCCGGACCACGAGAAGAACTATTTACACACCATGCAGTTCTGGCACATACTAGCGGCAAAGATGGCCTTTATCATCATTATGGAG CACGTTGTGTTCGTCGTCAAGTTCTTCGTGGCCTGGCTGATTCCAGACATCCCATCCGACGTGAAGGCCAGAATCAAACGGGAGAAGTACCTGACGCAGAAGATCCTTCACGAATACGAGCTGTGTCGGCTACGAGAGAAGCTGTCCGAGAAAGGTCACTGCAGCGAGGTGGCGAAACAAGTGCAGGCCACGGAAGGGAAGGTGCAGCTGTCCTGCCTCATGTAG
- the ANO5 gene encoding anoctamin-5 isoform X1: MNRNGRKEEETLIEMSETGDDDISVLTDIKTPDSPGEDLNGPLYEINSNAGSEIPSHSESQGLSSTESTFLITNHQWAAPQKWYKLNRFLNSRLRIDKQPQSKDSVFFRDGVRRIDFVLSYVDDPNKEVDRKKSERRREFEMNLQKSGLELEVEDKKDSESGKIYFVKIHATWEVLSTYAEVLNIKMPIKENDLDQNKENPLNWFLRIFKLPYEVMNPEADYFTAPFSKQRQELFIIKDQNKFFSPAIRNRIVYYILSRCPYGIGEEKRKFGIKRLISNGTYTSAFPLHDCQYWKKSQDEKCDNERYTLYKQWAKFGKFYKEQPLDLIRKYYGEKIGIYFAWLGFYTEMLFYAAVVGFFCFLYGWITMDENISSKEICDKDIGGQIIMCPLCDQRCEFWRLNITCQPSQYSHLFDNVATLFFAIFMGIWVTLFLEFWKRRQARLEYEWDLVDFEEEQQQLQLRPEYEAKCTHKKKNPVTQEIEMILKRSPANILGKLFLCWMSIVFWIFLIIASMIAIIVYRLAVYASFASVMENNHTLEPISGLLTPQLATSVTASCLNFIMIMILNLLYERVAIWITDMEVPRTHLEYENRLTMKMFLFQFVNYYSSCFYVAFFKGKFAGFPADYTYMFGRWRNEECDPAGCLIELTTQLTIVMAGKQIWGNIQEALVPYVKNWWRSRRARNSPESLYSRWEQDYDLQVFGQLGLFYEYLEMVVQFGFITLFVASFPLAPLLALLNNILEIRVDSWKLTTQFRRAFAAKAHSIGVWQEILNGMAVLSVVTNAFIVAFTSDMIPRLVYYYAYSNNEASPMSGYINSSLSVFAVSDFKSISMPLENEMNVTLCRYRDYRYPPDHEKNYLHTMQFWHILAAKMAFIIIMEHVVFVVKFFVAWLIPDIPSDVKARIKREKYLTQKILHEYELCRLREKLSEKGHCSEVAKQVQATEGKVQLSCLM; the protein is encoded by the exons TCTCAGGGCCTCAGCAGTACAGAGAGTACCTTCCTCATCACCAATCATCAGTGG GCTGCTCCCCAGAAATGGTACAAGCTAAACCGATTCCTCAACAGTCGACTACGG ATAGATAAGCAGCCCCAGAGTAAAGATTCTGTCTTCTTCCGTGACGGCGTTCGGAGAATCGACTTCGTTCTTTCTTATGTTGACGACCCAAACAAAGAAGTGGACCGCAAGAAATCT GAGAGAAGACGAGAATTTGAGATGAACTTGCAGAAATCCGGCCTGGAGCTAGAAGTTGAGGATAAGAAG GATTCTGAAAGTGGGAAAATTTACTTTGTGAAGATCCACGCGACCTGGGAGGTCCTCTCCACCTATGCAGAGGTGCTGAATATCAAGATGCCCATAAAGGAGAATGATCTGGATCAGAACAAGGAAAATCCTCTCAACTGGTTTCTCCGAATCTTCAAACTTCCATATGAAGTCATGAACCCAGAAGCCGATTACTTCACCGCCCCATTCAGCAAGCAGCGGCAGGAACTGTTCATCATCAAAGACCAGAACAAGTTCTTCTCGCCGGCCATCAGGAACAGGATA gTTTATTACATCCTCTCTCGCTGCCCCTACGGAATAGGAGAGGAGAAAAGAAAATTTGGCATTAAGAGGCTGATCAGCAATGGGACGTACACATCCGCCTTCCCTCTCCATGAT TGTCAGTATTGGAAGAAGTCCCAGGACGAGAAGTGCGACAACGAAAGATACACATTGTATAAGCAGTGGGCCAAGTTTGGAAAGTTTTACAAGGAACAGCCGCTGGATCTGATCAG GAAATACTACGGGGAGAAGATCGGAATCTACTTTGCTTGGCTTGGCTTCTATACGGAAATGTTATTTTACGCTGCTGTTGTTGGGTTTTTCTGCTTCCTGTATGGATGGATAACAATGGATGAAAACATCAGTAG taaagagatCTGTGATAAGGACATTGGCGGGCAGATCATCATGTGCCCCCTGTGTGACCAAAGGTGCGAATTCTGGCGATTAAACATCACGTGTCAGCCTTCTCAG taCTCGCACTTGTTTGATAACGTTGCGACCCTCTTCTTTGCCATCTTCATGGGAATATGGG TGACGTTGTTCCTGGAGTTCTGGAAACGGCGGCAGGCGCGGCTGGAGTACGAGTGGGACTTGGTTGACTTTGAAGAAGAGCAACAACAACTTCAACTGAGACCAGAGTATGAGGCCAAGTGTACACATAAGAAGAAAAATCCAGTGACGCAG GAAATAGAAATGATTCTAAAGCGAAGTCCGGCAAACATCCTGGGGAAACTGTTCTTGTGCTGGATGTCCATTGTGTTCTGG ATCTTCTTGATCATAGCCAGCATGatcgccattatagtctatcgctTGGCGGTCTACGCCTCATTCGCCAGCGTCATGGAGAACAACCATACGTTGGAACCTATTAGCGGCTTGCTGACCCCACAGCTGGCCACCTCGGTGACTGCGTCCTGCCTGAACTTCATCATGATCATGATCCTGAACCTCTTGTATGAACGTGTGGCCATCTGGATCACCGACATGG AGGTCCCCAGAACTCACCTAGAGTACGAGAACCGGCTGACAATGAAGATGTTCCTCTTCCAGTTCGTcaactactactcctcctgtttCTATGTGGCTTTCTTCAAGGGGAAGTTTGCCGGCTTTCCTGCAGATTACACGTATATGTTCGGTCGCTGGCGTAACGAGGAG TGTGACCCGGCCGGTTGTCTGATAGAGCTCACAACGCAGCTCACTATTGTTATGGCAGGAAAACAAATCTGGGGAAATATACAGGAGGCCTTGGTCCC ATATGTCAAGAACTGGTGGAGAAGTAGAAGAGCCAGAAACAGCCCGGAGAGCTTGTACAGCAGATGGGAGCAGGACTACGACCTGCAGGTGTTTGGACAACTGGGACTCTTCTACGAATATCTGGAAATGG TTGTGCAGTTTGGGTTCATCACCTTATTTGTGGCCTCCTTTCCTCTggctccgctcctcgctctcctGAACAACATCCTGGAGATTCGTGTCGATTCTTGGAAGTTAACGACGCAGTTTAGACGGGCATTTGCAGCGAAGGCGCACAGCATCGGGGTCTGGCAGGAAATCCTAAATGGCATGGCGGTGTTATCGGTGGTAACTAAT GCTTTTATCGTCGCGTTCACCTCTGACATGATCCCGCGCTTGGTCTACTACTATGCCTACTCTAACAACGAGGCGTCTCCCATGTCGGGGTATATCAACAGCAGTCTCTCTGTCTTTGCGGTTTCCGATTTCAAAAGCATCAGCATGCCGCTGGAAAACGAAATGAACGTCACCCTGTGCAG GTACAGAGATTATCGCTACCCTCCGGACCACGAGAAGAACTATTTACACACCATGCAGTTCTGGCACATACTAGCGGCAAAGATGGCCTTTATCATCATTATGGAG CACGTTGTGTTCGTCGTCAAGTTCTTCGTGGCCTGGCTGATTCCAGACATCCCATCCGACGTGAAGGCCAGAATCAAACGGGAGAAGTACCTGACGCAGAAGATCCTTCACGAATACGAGCTGTGTCGGCTACGAGAGAAGCTGTCCGAGAAAGGTCACTGCAGCGAGGTGGCGAAACAAGTGCAGGCCACGGAAGGGAAGGTGCAGCTGTCCTGCCTCATGTAG
- the ANO5 gene encoding anoctamin-5 isoform X3, translating into MNRNGRKEEETLIEMSETGDGEDLNGPLYEINSNAGSEIPSHSESQGLSSTESTFLITNHQWAAPQKWYKLNRFLNSRLRIDKQPQSKDSVFFRDGVRRIDFVLSYVDDPNKEVDRKKSERRREFEMNLQKSGLELEVEDKKDSESGKIYFVKIHATWEVLSTYAEVLNIKMPIKENDLDQNKENPLNWFLRIFKLPYEVMNPEADYFTAPFSKQRQELFIIKDQNKFFSPAIRNRIVYYILSRCPYGIGEEKRKFGIKRLISNGTYTSAFPLHDCQYWKKSQDEKCDNERYTLYKQWAKFGKFYKEQPLDLIRKYYGEKIGIYFAWLGFYTEMLFYAAVVGFFCFLYGWITMDENISSKEICDKDIGGQIIMCPLCDQRCEFWRLNITCQPSQYSHLFDNVATLFFAIFMGIWVTLFLEFWKRRQARLEYEWDLVDFEEEQQQLQLRPEYEAKCTHKKKNPVTQEIEMILKRSPANILGKLFLCWMSIVFWIFLIIASMIAIIVYRLAVYASFASVMENNHTLEPISGLLTPQLATSVTASCLNFIMIMILNLLYERVAIWITDMEVPRTHLEYENRLTMKMFLFQFVNYYSSCFYVAFFKGKFAGFPADYTYMFGRWRNEECDPAGCLIELTTQLTIVMAGKQIWGNIQEALVPYVKNWWRSRRARNSPESLYSRWEQDYDLQVFGQLGLFYEYLEMVVQFGFITLFVASFPLAPLLALLNNILEIRVDSWKLTTQFRRAFAAKAHSIGVWQEILNGMAVLSVVTNAFIVAFTSDMIPRLVYYYAYSNNEASPMSGYINSSLSVFAVSDFKSISMPLENEMNVTLCRYRDYRYPPDHEKNYLHTMQFWHILAAKMAFIIIMEHVVFVVKFFVAWLIPDIPSDVKARIKREKYLTQKILHEYELCRLREKLSEKGHCSEVAKQVQATEGKVQLSCLM; encoded by the exons TCTCAGGGCCTCAGCAGTACAGAGAGTACCTTCCTCATCACCAATCATCAGTGG GCTGCTCCCCAGAAATGGTACAAGCTAAACCGATTCCTCAACAGTCGACTACGG ATAGATAAGCAGCCCCAGAGTAAAGATTCTGTCTTCTTCCGTGACGGCGTTCGGAGAATCGACTTCGTTCTTTCTTATGTTGACGACCCAAACAAAGAAGTGGACCGCAAGAAATCT GAGAGAAGACGAGAATTTGAGATGAACTTGCAGAAATCCGGCCTGGAGCTAGAAGTTGAGGATAAGAAG GATTCTGAAAGTGGGAAAATTTACTTTGTGAAGATCCACGCGACCTGGGAGGTCCTCTCCACCTATGCAGAGGTGCTGAATATCAAGATGCCCATAAAGGAGAATGATCTGGATCAGAACAAGGAAAATCCTCTCAACTGGTTTCTCCGAATCTTCAAACTTCCATATGAAGTCATGAACCCAGAAGCCGATTACTTCACCGCCCCATTCAGCAAGCAGCGGCAGGAACTGTTCATCATCAAAGACCAGAACAAGTTCTTCTCGCCGGCCATCAGGAACAGGATA gTTTATTACATCCTCTCTCGCTGCCCCTACGGAATAGGAGAGGAGAAAAGAAAATTTGGCATTAAGAGGCTGATCAGCAATGGGACGTACACATCCGCCTTCCCTCTCCATGAT TGTCAGTATTGGAAGAAGTCCCAGGACGAGAAGTGCGACAACGAAAGATACACATTGTATAAGCAGTGGGCCAAGTTTGGAAAGTTTTACAAGGAACAGCCGCTGGATCTGATCAG GAAATACTACGGGGAGAAGATCGGAATCTACTTTGCTTGGCTTGGCTTCTATACGGAAATGTTATTTTACGCTGCTGTTGTTGGGTTTTTCTGCTTCCTGTATGGATGGATAACAATGGATGAAAACATCAGTAG taaagagatCTGTGATAAGGACATTGGCGGGCAGATCATCATGTGCCCCCTGTGTGACCAAAGGTGCGAATTCTGGCGATTAAACATCACGTGTCAGCCTTCTCAG taCTCGCACTTGTTTGATAACGTTGCGACCCTCTTCTTTGCCATCTTCATGGGAATATGGG TGACGTTGTTCCTGGAGTTCTGGAAACGGCGGCAGGCGCGGCTGGAGTACGAGTGGGACTTGGTTGACTTTGAAGAAGAGCAACAACAACTTCAACTGAGACCAGAGTATGAGGCCAAGTGTACACATAAGAAGAAAAATCCAGTGACGCAG GAAATAGAAATGATTCTAAAGCGAAGTCCGGCAAACATCCTGGGGAAACTGTTCTTGTGCTGGATGTCCATTGTGTTCTGG ATCTTCTTGATCATAGCCAGCATGatcgccattatagtctatcgctTGGCGGTCTACGCCTCATTCGCCAGCGTCATGGAGAACAACCATACGTTGGAACCTATTAGCGGCTTGCTGACCCCACAGCTGGCCACCTCGGTGACTGCGTCCTGCCTGAACTTCATCATGATCATGATCCTGAACCTCTTGTATGAACGTGTGGCCATCTGGATCACCGACATGG AGGTCCCCAGAACTCACCTAGAGTACGAGAACCGGCTGACAATGAAGATGTTCCTCTTCCAGTTCGTcaactactactcctcctgtttCTATGTGGCTTTCTTCAAGGGGAAGTTTGCCGGCTTTCCTGCAGATTACACGTATATGTTCGGTCGCTGGCGTAACGAGGAG TGTGACCCGGCCGGTTGTCTGATAGAGCTCACAACGCAGCTCACTATTGTTATGGCAGGAAAACAAATCTGGGGAAATATACAGGAGGCCTTGGTCCC ATATGTCAAGAACTGGTGGAGAAGTAGAAGAGCCAGAAACAGCCCGGAGAGCTTGTACAGCAGATGGGAGCAGGACTACGACCTGCAGGTGTTTGGACAACTGGGACTCTTCTACGAATATCTGGAAATGG TTGTGCAGTTTGGGTTCATCACCTTATTTGTGGCCTCCTTTCCTCTggctccgctcctcgctctcctGAACAACATCCTGGAGATTCGTGTCGATTCTTGGAAGTTAACGACGCAGTTTAGACGGGCATTTGCAGCGAAGGCGCACAGCATCGGGGTCTGGCAGGAAATCCTAAATGGCATGGCGGTGTTATCGGTGGTAACTAAT GCTTTTATCGTCGCGTTCACCTCTGACATGATCCCGCGCTTGGTCTACTACTATGCCTACTCTAACAACGAGGCGTCTCCCATGTCGGGGTATATCAACAGCAGTCTCTCTGTCTTTGCGGTTTCCGATTTCAAAAGCATCAGCATGCCGCTGGAAAACGAAATGAACGTCACCCTGTGCAG GTACAGAGATTATCGCTACCCTCCGGACCACGAGAAGAACTATTTACACACCATGCAGTTCTGGCACATACTAGCGGCAAAGATGGCCTTTATCATCATTATGGAG CACGTTGTGTTCGTCGTCAAGTTCTTCGTGGCCTGGCTGATTCCAGACATCCCATCCGACGTGAAGGCCAGAATCAAACGGGAGAAGTACCTGACGCAGAAGATCCTTCACGAATACGAGCTGTGTCGGCTACGAGAGAAGCTGTCCGAGAAAGGTCACTGCAGCGAGGTGGCGAAACAAGTGCAGGCCACGGAAGGGAAGGTGCAGCTGTCCTGCCTCATGTAG
- the ANO5 gene encoding anoctamin-5 isoform X5, translated as MNRNGRKEEETLIEMSETGDDDISVLTDIKTPDSPGEDLNGPLYEINSNAGSEIPSHSESQGLSSTESTFLITNHQWIDKQPQSKDSVFFRDGVRRIDFVLSYVDDPNKEVDRKKSERRREFEMNLQKSGLELEVEDKKDSESGKIYFVKIHATWEVLSTYAEVLNIKMPIKENDLDQNKENPLNWFLRIFKLPYEVMNPEADYFTAPFSKQRQELFIIKDQNKFFSPAIRNRIVYYILSRCPYGIGEEKRKFGIKRLISNGTYTSAFPLHDCQYWKKSQDEKCDNERYTLYKQWAKFGKFYKEQPLDLIRKYYGEKIGIYFAWLGFYTEMLFYAAVVGFFCFLYGWITMDENISSKEICDKDIGGQIIMCPLCDQRCEFWRLNITCQPSQYSHLFDNVATLFFAIFMGIWVTLFLEFWKRRQARLEYEWDLVDFEEEQQQLQLRPEYEAKCTHKKKNPVTQEIEMILKRSPANILGKLFLCWMSIVFWIFLIIASMIAIIVYRLAVYASFASVMENNHTLEPISGLLTPQLATSVTASCLNFIMIMILNLLYERVAIWITDMEVPRTHLEYENRLTMKMFLFQFVNYYSSCFYVAFFKGKFAGFPADYTYMFGRWRNEECDPAGCLIELTTQLTIVMAGKQIWGNIQEALVPYVKNWWRSRRARNSPESLYSRWEQDYDLQVFGQLGLFYEYLEMVVQFGFITLFVASFPLAPLLALLNNILEIRVDSWKLTTQFRRAFAAKAHSIGVWQEILNGMAVLSVVTNAFIVAFTSDMIPRLVYYYAYSNNEASPMSGYINSSLSVFAVSDFKSISMPLENEMNVTLCRYRDYRYPPDHEKNYLHTMQFWHILAAKMAFIIIMEHVVFVVKFFVAWLIPDIPSDVKARIKREKYLTQKILHEYELCRLREKLSEKGHCSEVAKQVQATEGKVQLSCLM; from the exons TCTCAGGGCCTCAGCAGTACAGAGAGTACCTTCCTCATCACCAATCATCAGTGG ATAGATAAGCAGCCCCAGAGTAAAGATTCTGTCTTCTTCCGTGACGGCGTTCGGAGAATCGACTTCGTTCTTTCTTATGTTGACGACCCAAACAAAGAAGTGGACCGCAAGAAATCT GAGAGAAGACGAGAATTTGAGATGAACTTGCAGAAATCCGGCCTGGAGCTAGAAGTTGAGGATAAGAAG GATTCTGAAAGTGGGAAAATTTACTTTGTGAAGATCCACGCGACCTGGGAGGTCCTCTCCACCTATGCAGAGGTGCTGAATATCAAGATGCCCATAAAGGAGAATGATCTGGATCAGAACAAGGAAAATCCTCTCAACTGGTTTCTCCGAATCTTCAAACTTCCATATGAAGTCATGAACCCAGAAGCCGATTACTTCACCGCCCCATTCAGCAAGCAGCGGCAGGAACTGTTCATCATCAAAGACCAGAACAAGTTCTTCTCGCCGGCCATCAGGAACAGGATA gTTTATTACATCCTCTCTCGCTGCCCCTACGGAATAGGAGAGGAGAAAAGAAAATTTGGCATTAAGAGGCTGATCAGCAATGGGACGTACACATCCGCCTTCCCTCTCCATGAT TGTCAGTATTGGAAGAAGTCCCAGGACGAGAAGTGCGACAACGAAAGATACACATTGTATAAGCAGTGGGCCAAGTTTGGAAAGTTTTACAAGGAACAGCCGCTGGATCTGATCAG GAAATACTACGGGGAGAAGATCGGAATCTACTTTGCTTGGCTTGGCTTCTATACGGAAATGTTATTTTACGCTGCTGTTGTTGGGTTTTTCTGCTTCCTGTATGGATGGATAACAATGGATGAAAACATCAGTAG taaagagatCTGTGATAAGGACATTGGCGGGCAGATCATCATGTGCCCCCTGTGTGACCAAAGGTGCGAATTCTGGCGATTAAACATCACGTGTCAGCCTTCTCAG taCTCGCACTTGTTTGATAACGTTGCGACCCTCTTCTTTGCCATCTTCATGGGAATATGGG TGACGTTGTTCCTGGAGTTCTGGAAACGGCGGCAGGCGCGGCTGGAGTACGAGTGGGACTTGGTTGACTTTGAAGAAGAGCAACAACAACTTCAACTGAGACCAGAGTATGAGGCCAAGTGTACACATAAGAAGAAAAATCCAGTGACGCAG GAAATAGAAATGATTCTAAAGCGAAGTCCGGCAAACATCCTGGGGAAACTGTTCTTGTGCTGGATGTCCATTGTGTTCTGG ATCTTCTTGATCATAGCCAGCATGatcgccattatagtctatcgctTGGCGGTCTACGCCTCATTCGCCAGCGTCATGGAGAACAACCATACGTTGGAACCTATTAGCGGCTTGCTGACCCCACAGCTGGCCACCTCGGTGACTGCGTCCTGCCTGAACTTCATCATGATCATGATCCTGAACCTCTTGTATGAACGTGTGGCCATCTGGATCACCGACATGG AGGTCCCCAGAACTCACCTAGAGTACGAGAACCGGCTGACAATGAAGATGTTCCTCTTCCAGTTCGTcaactactactcctcctgtttCTATGTGGCTTTCTTCAAGGGGAAGTTTGCCGGCTTTCCTGCAGATTACACGTATATGTTCGGTCGCTGGCGTAACGAGGAG TGTGACCCGGCCGGTTGTCTGATAGAGCTCACAACGCAGCTCACTATTGTTATGGCAGGAAAACAAATCTGGGGAAATATACAGGAGGCCTTGGTCCC ATATGTCAAGAACTGGTGGAGAAGTAGAAGAGCCAGAAACAGCCCGGAGAGCTTGTACAGCAGATGGGAGCAGGACTACGACCTGCAGGTGTTTGGACAACTGGGACTCTTCTACGAATATCTGGAAATGG TTGTGCAGTTTGGGTTCATCACCTTATTTGTGGCCTCCTTTCCTCTggctccgctcctcgctctcctGAACAACATCCTGGAGATTCGTGTCGATTCTTGGAAGTTAACGACGCAGTTTAGACGGGCATTTGCAGCGAAGGCGCACAGCATCGGGGTCTGGCAGGAAATCCTAAATGGCATGGCGGTGTTATCGGTGGTAACTAAT GCTTTTATCGTCGCGTTCACCTCTGACATGATCCCGCGCTTGGTCTACTACTATGCCTACTCTAACAACGAGGCGTCTCCCATGTCGGGGTATATCAACAGCAGTCTCTCTGTCTTTGCGGTTTCCGATTTCAAAAGCATCAGCATGCCGCTGGAAAACGAAATGAACGTCACCCTGTGCAG GTACAGAGATTATCGCTACCCTCCGGACCACGAGAAGAACTATTTACACACCATGCAGTTCTGGCACATACTAGCGGCAAAGATGGCCTTTATCATCATTATGGAG CACGTTGTGTTCGTCGTCAAGTTCTTCGTGGCCTGGCTGATTCCAGACATCCCATCCGACGTGAAGGCCAGAATCAAACGGGAGAAGTACCTGACGCAGAAGATCCTTCACGAATACGAGCTGTGTCGGCTACGAGAGAAGCTGTCCGAGAAAGGTCACTGCAGCGAGGTGGCGAAACAAGTGCAGGCCACGGAAGGGAAGGTGCAGCTGTCCTGCCTCATGTAG